One genomic segment of Sebastes fasciatus isolate fSebFas1 chromosome 17, fSebFas1.pri, whole genome shotgun sequence includes these proteins:
- the LOC141754868 gene encoding uncharacterized protein LOC141754868, with translation MTELVQADGNSMEEEIRTTETEQGDVASNEEESSGEMSNNSPVKRGRGRPQGSKKLKVTGIANGKDGSGDNHGDNSEQTPKKRGRPRKSLSENTDAKDLPNGESDTPKAKRGRPKGSTKRKSESLTNDGSSVTRPRQRGSPNKKPRLETKAAATPHRGRGRPRKSVDGSQPAKERRGRPKGSLNKKPPAFKVHAKVGRPKSTPSKKGKRGRPSKQPAKRGRPRKHPLPSAEELKKPRVWKPLGRPRKYPRDDTPEESQTAARRGRGRPVKVESKKGAHLRKSLPASSSSPHNPNVIPRKRGRPPLTPKSDTTTKRRMGRPKGSVNKNKARREAQLDSELPDNSKEESDSSVGVEHVEPAEEEVVEHFEENTEESLIDQDASFEFSNQA, from the coding sequence ATGACCGAACTAGTCCAAGCTGACGGCAACAGTATGGAAGAAGAAATAAGGACGACTGAGACAGAACAAGGAGATGTGGCGAGCAATGAGGAAGAGTCCAGTGGAGAAATGTCCAACAACAGTCCTGTTAAAAGAGGAAGGGGGAGGCCGCAAGGTTCAAAGAAATTGAAGGTTACCGGCATTGCCAACGGAAAGGACGGATCGGGAGACAACCATGGTGATAATTCTGAGCAAACTCCTAAGAAAAGAGGCAGGCCAAGAAAGTCTCTCAGCGAAAACACCGATGCTAAAGACTTACCGAACGGTGAATCGGATACACCAAAAGCGAAAAGGGGTCGTCCAAAAGGATCCACGAAGCGCAAGTCAGAGAGTTTAACAAATGACGGCAGTTCTGTAACACGTCCGAGACAAAGAGGCTCTCCCAATAAGAAACCCAGGTTGGAGACAAAGGCCGCAGCGACGCCTCATAGAGGGAGGGGAAGGCCAAGAAAGAGCGTAGATGGCTCGCAGCCAGCTAAGGAGAGAAGAGGTCGACCTAAAGGCTCCTTAAACAAGAAACCCCCTGCATTTAAGGTACACGCTAAGGTAGGCCGGCCTAAGAGTACCCCGTCCAAAAAAGGGAAGCGTGGTCGACCAAGCAAACAACCAGCCAAAAGAGGAAGGCCAAGGAAGCACCCTCTGCCGTCAGCTGAGGAGCTGAAAAAGCCAAGAGTATGGAAGCCACTGGGAAGGCCAAGAAAATACCCACGTGATGATACTCCAGAAGAGTCTCAAACAGCCGCTCGCAGAGGCCGCGGTCGGCCTGTCAAGGTTGAGTCCAAGAAAGGCGCTCACTTACGCAAGAGTTTGCCTGCGTCTTCATCCTCACCACACAACCCCAATGTAATCCCGCGAAAAAGGGGCCGTCCCCCACTTACTCCAAAAAGTGATACTACCACCAAGCGGAGAATGGGCCGCCCTAAAGGATCAGTCAACAAAAATAAAGCCAGACGTGAGGCACAGCTCGACAGCGAACTCCCCGACAATTCAAAAGAAGAGAGTGATTCATCTGTTGGGGTGGAACATGTAGAGCCagcagaagaggaggtggtggagcacTTCGAGGAAAATACTGAAGAATCGCTCATTGATCAGGATGCAAGCTTTGAATTTAGTAACCAGGCTTGA